Proteins encoded by one window of Panicum virgatum strain AP13 chromosome 7N, P.virgatum_v5, whole genome shotgun sequence:
- the LOC120683638 gene encoding UDP-glycosyltransferase 73D1-like, whose protein sequence is MAASLCRKPHFVVIPWPATSHIIPIVDIACLLAGHGAAVTVITTPASAQLVQGRVERAGPGSSAVTVTAIPFPAAEAGLPDGCERLDHTPSVDLVPNFFDATTRFGDAVARHCRRLMATRRPDCVIAGMCNTWAHGLARELGAPCFIFHGFGTFALLCCEYLNTHQPHEAVASLDELFDVPVLPPFEFKFARRQLPLQFLPSCSIPEVRLRELREFEMAVDGILVNSFEELEHGSAAGLAAATGKAVFAVGPVSLCGAPGLLDSRADSDDARRCMAWLDAKKARSVLYVSFGSAGRMPPAQVIQLGMALVSCPWPVLWVIKGADSLPDDVNEWLQDNTDANGVPGSQCLAVRGWAPQVAILEHPAVGGFLTHCGWGSTLESVAAGVPMATWPFTAEQFLNEKLIVDVLRVGVSVGVTKPTEGVLTGVKSGGGKAKADVGTKQVKKVLDMLMDGGVDGEARRTKAEELKAKAKAALQHGGSSFMNLQKLIQFAG, encoded by the coding sequence ATGGCAGCCAGCCTGTGCCGGAAGCCTCACTTCGTGGTCATCCCATggccagccaccagccacattATCCCCATCGTCGACATCGCCTGCCTCCTCGCCGGGCACGGCGCGGCGGTCACCGTCATCACCACGCCCGCCAGCGCGCAGCTTGTCCAGGGCCGCGTGGAGCGCGCCGGGCCAGGCTCATCGGCCGTCACGGTCACCGCGATACCGTTCCCGGCGGCTGAGGCCGGCCTGCCGGATGGCTGCGAGAGGCTCGACCACACCCCCTCGGTCGACCTCGTGCCCAACTTCTTCGACGCCACCACGCGATTTGGCGACGCCGTGGCGCGGCACTGCCGCCGCCTCATGGCAACGCGCCGGCCGGACTGCGTCATCGCCGGGATGTGCAACACGTGGGCGCACGGTCTGGCGCGCGAACTCGGCGCGCCCTGCTTCATCTTCCACGGCTTCGGCACGTTCGCGCTGCTGTGCTGCGAGTATCTGAACACGCACCAGCCCCACGAGGCGGTCGCGTCGCTGGACGAGCTCTTCGACGTCCCGGTCCTGCCGCCTTTCGAGTTCAAGTTCGCCAGGAGGCAGCTGCCGCTGCAGTTCCTGCCTTCGTGCTCCATTCCGGAGGTCCGCCTCCGAGAGCTCCGGGAATTCGAGATGGCCGTGGACGGCATCCTCGTGAACAGCTTCGAAGAGCTGGAACACGGCTCGGCCGCGGGCCTCGCGGCGGCCACGGGCAAGGCCGTGTTCGCCGTCGGCCCGGTCTCGCTTTGCGGCGCGCCTGGCCTCCTCGACTCGCGGGCCGACTCGGATGACGCCAGGCGgtgcatggcgtggctggacgCCAAGAAAGCCAGGTCCGTGCTTTACGTCAGCTTCGGCAGCGCCGGGCGCATGCCACCAGCGCAGGTGATCCAGCTCGGGATGGCGCTCGTGTCGTGCCCCTGGCCTGTCCTCTGGGTCATCAAGGGTGCAGACTCGTTGCCGGACGACGTCAACGAGTGGTTACAGGACAACACCGACGCCAATGGCGTCCCGGGGAGCCAGTGCCTTGCAGTTCGAGGGTGGGCGCCGCAGGTGGCCATCCTGGAGCACCCGGCCGTCGGTGGCTTCCTGACACACTGCGGGTGGGGGTCGACCCTGGAGAGCGTCGCCGCGGGTGTGCCCATGGCCACCTGGCCGTTCACCGCCGAGCAGTTCTTGAACGAGAAGCTGATCGTCGACGTGCTTCGGGTCGGTGTGTCCGTCGGCGTGACCAAGCCCACGGAGGGCGTGCTGACCGGTGTCaaaagcggcggcggcaaggcgaaGGCAGATGTGGGAACGAAACAGGTGAAGAAAGTATTGGATATGCTGATGGATGGAGGAGTGGACGGGGAGGCTAGGAGGACGAAGGCTGAGGAGCTGAAGGCCAAAGCAAAGGCTGCTTTGCAGCATGGGGGGTCGTCGTTTATGAATCTGCAGAAGTTGATACAGTTTGCTGGTTGA
- the LOC120680509 gene encoding UDP-glycosyltransferase 73C4-like yields MIPSYLSQEESKLLHRSQRVIPEMERTMKPHLVLIPWIGGISHIIPMTDIGCLLASHGAAVTILTTPANAPLVRSRVDRAALPHGGTGITVTAIPFPAADAGLPEGCERLDLLRSPADVPRFFTANKRFGEAVARYCRGDGGASSLPCRPTCIVAGMGHPWTLGLARELGVPCYIFHGFGAFALLCIEHLFKHRPHEAVASPDELFDIPVLPPFECRVSRRQLPPHFLPSTSMGGGPLKQEMREFDVAVDGVVVNTFEELEHGSTALLAAAAGKKVLAVGPVSLSHSPSLDAQTMSDDAWRCMAWLDTKAYKSVVYASFGSAGCMPAAQLVQLGMALVSCPWPVLWVVKGADSLPDDAKKWLRENTDADGVAGTKCLVVRGWAPQVPILAHPAVGGFLTHCGWGSTLEAVAAGMPMATWPLFAEQFVNERLIVDVLGVGVSVGVTKPTENMLTASKTYGSEAEVEAEVGMEQVTEALERLMDQGAEGEERRRKAQELKLKAKGALEKGGSSYVNLENLIHSLV; encoded by the coding sequence ATGATTCCCAGCTATCTGTCGCAAGAAGAAAGCAAGCTCCTGCATCGATCGCAAAGAGTGATACCGGAGATGGAGCGAACCATGAAGCCTCACCTAGTGCTCATCCCATGGATAGGAGGCATCAGCCACATCATCCCCATGACCGACATCGGCTGCCTCCTCGCGTCTCACGGCGCGGCGGTCACCATCCTCACCACGCCCGCCAACGCGCCGCTCGTGCGGAGCCGCGTCGACCGTGCCGCGCTGCCGCACGGCGGCACGGGGATCACGGTCACCGCGATCCCGTTCCCGGCCGCGGACGCCGGCCTGCCCGAGGGCTGCGAGAGGCTGGACCTCCTCCGCTCTCCCGCCGACGTGCCGCGCTTCTTCACCGCCAACAAACGGTTCGGTGAGGCGGTGGCGCGGTActgccgcggcgacggcggcgcctctTCGTTGCCCTGCCGGCCGACCTGCATCGTCGCCGGAATGGGCCACCCGTGGACACTAGGTCTGGCGCGCGAGCTCGGCGTGCCGTGCTACATCTTCCACGGTTTCGGCGCGTTCGCGCTGCTCTGCATCGAGCACCTCTTCAAGCACAGACCGCACGAGGCGGTGGCGTCCCCCGACGAGCTCTTCGACATCCCCGTTCTCCCGCCGTTCGAGTGCAGGGTCTCGCGTAGGCAGCTGCCGCCGCATTTCCTGCCATCCACTTCCATGGGCGGCGGGCCGCTGAAACAAGAGATGCGGGAGTTCGACGTGGCCGTGGACGGCGTCGTGGTGAACACGTTCGAGGAGCTGGAGCACGGCTCCACGGCGCTtctcgcggcggccgcgggcaaAAAGGTGCTCGCCGTCGGGCCCGTCTCGCTGAGCCACTCGCCGAGCCTCGATGCGCAGACCATGTCCGACGATGCGTGGCGgtgcatggcgtggctggacACCAAGGCGTACAAGTCCGTGGTGTACGCCAGCTTCGGCAGCGCCGGGTGCATGCCGGCCGCGCAGCTCGTGCAGCTCGGCATGGCTCTGGTCTCGTGCCCCTGGCCCGTCCTCTGGGTTGTCAAGGGCGCCGACTCCCTGCCCGACGACGCTAAGAAGTGGCTGCGCGAGAACACCGACGCCGACGGCGTGGCGGGCACCAAGTGCCTGGTGGTGCGCGGGTGGGCGCCCCAGGTGCCCATCCTTGCTCACCCGGCCGTCGGCGGCTTCCTGACGCACTGCGGGTGGGGTTCGACTCTggaggccgtcgccgccggcatgCCCATGGCCACCTGGCCGCTGTTCGCCGAGCAGTTTGTCAACGAGAGGCTCATCGTGGACGTGCTCGGTGTGGGGGTGTCCGTAGGCGTGACAAAGCCAACGGAAAACATGCTCACTGCAAGTAAAACCTATGGCAGCGAAgccgaggtggaggcggaggtgggGATGGAACAGGTGACGGAGGCCTTGGAGAGGCTGATGGATCAGGGAGCggaaggggaggagaggaggaggaaggctcAGGAGCTGAAGTTGAAGGCGAAGGGCGCTTTGGAGAAGGGAGGATCATCCTACGTTAATTTGGAGAATTTGATCCATTCTTTAGTTTGA